The Rhinopithecus roxellana isolate Shanxi Qingling chromosome 13, ASM756505v1, whole genome shotgun sequence genome contains a region encoding:
- the LOC104653614 gene encoding embryonic polyadenylate-binding protein 2 translates to MWPFPSRSLFPPPTQAWLQTVSSDPEAQGWGAWNETKETLGPEGGEGKEEEEQAEEDQDGDAGFLLSLLEQENLAECPVPDQELEAIKMKVCAMEQAEGPPWSPGAQRQAEEEEGLPQPPGVQHQAEEEEGTTAGQLLSPEATGCPLPGTPEEKVEADHRSVYVGNVDYGGSAEELEAHFSSCGEVHRVTILCDKFSGHPKGYAYIEFATKGSVQAAEELDQSLFRGRVIKVLPKRTNFPGISSTDRGGLRGHPGSRGAPFPFSGLQGRPRLRPRGQNRARGKFSPWFSPY, encoded by the coding sequence ATGTGGCCCTTCCCGAGCCGCTCTCTCTTCCCGCCCCCAACTCAGGCCTGGCTCCAGACGGTCTCCTCAGACCCGGAGGCCCAGGGCTGGGGGGCCTGGAACGAGACCAAGGAGACTCTGGGGCCagagggtggggaagggaaggaggaggaagagcaggcaGAGGAAGACCAGGATGGGGATGCAGGCTTCCTGTTGTCTCTGCTGGAGCAAGAGAACCTGGCTGAGTGCCCGGTGCCTgaccaggagctggaggccatcaagATGAAGGTGTGCGCCATGGAGCAGGCCGAGGGGCCGCCATGGTCTCCAGGAGCACAGCGCcaggcagaggaagaagaggggctGCCACAGCCTCCGGGAGTGCAGCACCAGGCCGAGGAAGAGGAGGGCACCACGGCTGGGCAGCTGCTGAGCCCTGAGGCCACGGGCTGCCCCCTCCCTGGGACCCCCGAGGAGAAGGTGGAGGCTGACCACAGATCTGTCTACGTGGGCAACGTGGACTACGGGGGCTCTGCTGAGGAGCTGGAGGCCCACTTCAGCAGCTGCGGGGAGGTCCACCGAGTCACCATCCTGTGCGACAAGTTCTCTGGACACCCCAAGGGTTATGCCTACATAGAGTTTGCCACCAAGGGCTCCGTGCAGGCCGCCGAGGAGCTGGACCAGAGCCTCTTCCGGGGCCGGGTCATCAAGGTGCTGCCGAAAAGAACCAACTTCCCCGGGATCAGCTCCACAGACCGCGGGGGCCTTCGAGGACACCCAGGCTCCAGGGGGGCACCCTTCCCCTTCAGCGGCCTCCAGGGCAGGCCCCGGCTCAGACCACGAGGGCAGAACCGGGCCCGTGGAAAATTCTCACCGTGGTTTTCACCGTATTAA